The Candidatus Methylomirabilis sp. sequence CCGTCCTGGCGATCCGCCCGGCTGATGCGGGGCACGAGCTGTCCTACTATCCCGCCTTCTACCCCCAGGAGATCCGGATCGAAGCGATGGACCCCGCCGCAGCAGGGGCGCTTCTCCAGAAGAATTCGCTCCACGCCTACATCGGGGATGATCCGTTTGGACGGGGAGGCATCCCCGCGAACGTGAGCCATGCCGAGTCCTTCGGGTCATTTGTGGTGTTGACCTTCAACCCCGCCTCGGAATCGGCTCGCCCCCGGGCGAGCCGGTGCGCCATTTCGCGGAAGATCCTCCAGGCGCTAGCCGGAGCGCATGGGGAGTTTGTCCTTCACCCGTACCCCGTGACCCCCTACCACCCGGACTACCTCCACCATTTCGACCTTGCCGAAGCGGCCAATCGGGAATCCCGGGGCGCCCCGTCTCCGGACCAGCGCACGGTACCCCCGGCGGTGCGGGTGCGGGCGAAGGGGAAGCTGGCCAAGGCCCTCGTGGGCTCCCGGTGGCGGGCCGAGGGGGAAGGGTGGGATGCCACCCTCGAGGAGGTGGATCTCGACGCCCTGCTGGCCCCCCACAGGGTCAGCCTGAGCGGCTGGCTCGGCCCCCCCTGGCTCAAGGAGGGATGGTTCCACGCGTACCTCCTCATGGGCGAGCGCGTCACCGACCCAACCCAGCGAGCCGAGGTCGAGGCCGCCTACCGGCGCCTGATCCACGGGACCACCGACTCGGCCGAGGAACGGCTCACCCTCGAGCGAACCCTGGCCGGGCTTCTCACCCGCGGGTGCAAGCGGGTCACGATCGGCTACACCCTCAAGCGCACCTACTTCAACTCGGACTTCTCCGCCGGGGTGGAGAACATCGCCCAGGACTCCCACGCCGGATTCCTGTCCCCCATGTTTCCCCGGACGGTCAAGCTGAAGGACTTCCCCTGGAACGGGTGGCTCAGGGTCGGCGTTGCGCTCGAGCCCCAGGCCGCGTGGAACCCCGTCGCCGGATTCACCGACCCGGCCGGGAGGATGGTCTGGTCCACCGTCGGGGATCCGGCCGCCTTCCCGACGCCCTACGCCGGCCGGTGGATCCCCAACCGCGTCACCGTCGTAAGCGTGGACGCAGCGTCGGACCGTACGAAGATCCCCGGGGACGCCCTGCTCCCGGAGCCCGGGACGGGGCGGCTCCGGAAGGTGGGCGACGGGAAGACCGCCAGCGCGGCGATCCGCTACCGTGTTGTCCTCTCCCCGTTTCACGACGGCACCCGCATGGGCCTGGCCGACGTCCTCTATCCCCTCATCTTCGCCTACCGCTGGAGCGTCAGGGACTCCCAGGACCCGCTCGCGTACGACCCCTCCGTCGCCGCCGCCACGGCCCTCCTGCGGGAGCGGCTGGCGGGGATTCGGGTGGTGCGCACCGAGCGGGAGGTCAAGGAGTTCGGCGAAATCAAGGTCATGCGGGAGATCCTGATCATCGACGTCTACTTGGGCTCCACCTCTCCCTCCCTCGAGCACGAGACCATGATCATCCCCCCCTGGAGCACGCTTCCCTGGCATCTCCTGGCACTCATGGAGGAGGCCGTCATCCGTGGGATGGCTACCTTTTCTCAGGAGGAGGCCAAGCGCCGGGGGGTAGAGTGGCTGGACCTGGTCAGGGGGAAAGGGCTTCTCCCCCACCTGGCCTCACTGCTGGAAGAGCTGGAACGCCGAGCGTACACGCCTGATGCCCTGAAAGAGTTCGCGGGAGAGAGCGAAGCGCAACAGCGTTGGACCGCGCTCAAGCGGTTCTACCAGGCCCACGGCCACTTCCTCCTCACGAACGGGCCCTACCGGTTGGCAGCATGGTCGGGTGACGCGGCGGTCCTCCAGGTGGTCCGCGACCTGAGCTATCCCCTCGGGGTCGGGGCGTTCGACCGGTATGCGCTCCCTCCCAGGGCTTTTATCTCCAACGTGGAGGAGCGCCAGGGCGGCCTGCAGGTCTCGGCCGAGATCGAGAAGGCGGTCCGGGCGCAGCGGACCTACACGTTGGTCCGGGAAGCCCTGACCTCAGGGTCGGACGCCAGGGGATATCCGGTCGAGTCCATTCTCCGCTTCATCGCCCTCGGCCCGGATGGGACCGTCCGGCACGCCGGCACGGCTCCGCTCTCCTCCGAGGGGACCTTCGCCGTGAGCGTCACCGGCTGGATGCCGGGGCCATACACGATCCTGATGGCGGTCTATACCAACGAGAATGCCCTCACCCCGGCGGTGAAGACGGTGTCATACCTGGTGAAGGGGTAACGGGCGGGCCGTCCCCCGAGGCTCGGCCGCCGCGCCGTGCCCCGGAGGGGCTTGACCGCACCCCCCTTTTGGGGCAAGCTCCAGCGCCATGGATACCTTTGCCGTTCAGGTGCTGAATTCCCTCTTCTACGCCTCGACCCTCTTCCTGATTGCCTCGGGGCTCACGCTGATCTACGGGGTCATGCGCATCGTCAACCTGGCCCACGGCAACCTCTTCGCCATCGGAGCCTATGTGACCGCGTGGGCCGTGGGGCTGGCCGCCGGCCATCTCCCCGCGGGCGCCCTGTATCTCCTCCTGCCCGCCGGAGCCTTCGCCGCGGCAGCACTAGGGGCCGTCCTGGAGCCAACCCTCCTCAGGCCCCTCTACCAGCGCCCGGAAGAATACCAGCTCCTGATTACCTTCGGGCTCCTGCTCATCCTCGAGGATGCGATGCACCTCCTCTGGGGCCCCTACCCCCTGTCGCCGGGGATTCTGTCGGATGTATTGGGGAGCTCGTCGATCTTGGGCTCCACCTATCCCAACTACAATTTACTGGTCATCGGGGTGGGATTCCTCGCCGCCGGCTTCCTCTGGGCCTTCGTCTACAAGACGAACTTCGGTGTCATCCTGCGGGCCACGTCGCAGGATAGGCGCATGGCGTCCGCCCTCGGCGTCAACGTGAAACG is a genomic window containing:
- a CDS encoding branched-chain amino acid ABC transporter permease — translated: MDTFAVQVLNSLFYASTLFLIASGLTLIYGVMRIVNLAHGNLFAIGAYVTAWAVGLAAGHLPAGALYLLLPAGAFAAAALGAVLEPTLLRPLYQRPEEYQLLITFGLLLILEDAMHLLWGPYPLSPGILSDVLGSSSILGSTYPNYNLLVIGVGFLAAGFLWAFVYKTNFGVILRATSQDRRMASALGVNVKRVYVQAFTLGCFMAGLGGAIISPISGAVLGMGVDALILAFVVVVIGGLGSLEGALVGSIIVGFVRTLGITYFAEIELAILYLIAAAVLLVRPAGLFGRP